The nucleotide window CGGGCTCATGCCCCCACTGTAGCAGCCTCCGGCTCCGGCGGGAACATCTTGCCCCGGTTTGAGAGCTCCTGGGGATCCATGGCGCGCCGCAGGCGGCGCATGACGGCGAGATCCGCCCCTGTGAACATCTCCGCCAGGAAGGCCCGCTTCTCCATCCCCACCCCGTGCTCGCCCGTGATGGACCCTCCCAGGCGGATGCACATCCGCAGGATCTCCCCCGCCAGCGCTTCCGCCCGCTCCAGCTCGCCGGGGTTTCGACCGTCGTACAGGATGAGGGGGTGAAGGTTGCCGTCTCCCGCGTGGAAGACGTTGGCCACCCGCAGACCGTAGGCGGCGCTTAGGCGCTCGATCTCCCGCAGGGCCTGTCCGAGCCGGGTGCGCGGCACCACCCCGTCCTGTACCAGATAGTCTGGGCTGAGCCGTCCCACCGCGGAGAACGCCCCCTTCCGCCCCTTCCAGATCTTCTGTCGCTCCACCTCGTCCTTGGCGAGGCGCACCTCCGTAGGTCCGGAGAGATGGATCACCTCCCACAGCTGGCGCAGTTCCGCCTCCACCTCCGGTTCCTCCCCCTCCAGCTCCACGATGAGCACGGCCGCGGCATCCCGGGGGTATCCCGCGCCCACCGCGGCCTCCACGGCCTCGAGGCTGAGCCGGTCCATGATCTCGATGGCCCCGGGCAACAGCCCCGAGGCCACCACCCGTGCCACGGCCTCCCCTGCCTCCTCCAGGCTCCGGTAGGCGGCGAGTACGGTACGGTATGCCTCGGGACGCGGCACCAGGTGCAGGGTGATCTCCAGGGCGATGCCGAAAAGCCCTTCGGAGCCCACGAAGATCCCCACCAGGTCCGGCCCCACCCCCTCCAGGCTCTCGCCGCCGAACCGCACCACCTCCCCATCGGCCAGCACCGCCTTGATGCCGAGCACATGGTTAGCGGTCATCCCGTACTTGAGGCAGTGGGCCCCTCCCGAGTTAAACGCCACGTTCCCGCCGATGGTGCACACGCCCTGGCTGCTGGGGTCCGGAGCGTAGTGCAGGCCGTAGGGGGCCGCGGCCCGGGAGACCTCGAGATTCGCCACCCCCGGCTCCACCACCACGATGCGCTCCTCCGGGTCCAGGCGCAGGATCCGGTTCAGCCGGTTGAGGGCGATGACGATTCCGCCCTCCACGGGCAAGCTGCCTCCCGAAAGGCTCGTGCCGCTCCCCCGGGGCACGAACGGCACCCCCTCCCGGTTGCACCATCGCACGGTGGCGATCACCTCATCCTGCGTCTCGGGCAGCACCACCGCGAGCGGCCGGGCCCGGAAGCCCGTGAGGGCGTCGGATTCGTACGGCGCCAGCTCCGCGGGCCGTGTGAGGATCCGGTCGCGGGGGTAGATGGCCCGCAGCCCTTCCAGCAGACCCGGGGTCTCCTTCATTCCAGGCGGTCGTACGCTAGCAGGGTAAGAAACTCCGTGAATTCCTCCTCCAACACCAGCCGGTCCAGCAGCTCCGCGGCCTCATGGAGGGCAGAGGGGGTCTGCCGCTCCGCCATGAGCCGCGTCACCTCCTTCTCGCGAACGGATCGGTACAGGTCCGGAGTCACGGGCGTTCCGTCCTCCATCTTCGCACGGTGGTGGATCCACTGCCACAGCTGGGCCCGGCAGATCTCCGCGGTGGCGGTGTCCTCCATGAGGTTGTAGATGGCCACGGCCCCCGTGCCCTGCAGCCAGGCCTCCAGGTACTGCAGGGCCACGCTCACGTTGTTCCACAATCCCTGCTCCGTAATGCGACCTCCGGGAACCCGGAAGTCCAAAAGATCTCGTGCGGTTACCCGCACCTCCTCCCGCAGCCGGTGCTTCTGGTGCGGGCGGTCCTCCAGGACCCGGTCGAAGGGCTCCCGGGCGATGGGCACCAGGTCCGGATGCGCCACCCAGGTGCCGTCGAAGCCCTGTGCGGATTCCCGCTCCTTGTCCTCCCGGACCTTTGCGAAGGCGGTCTCGTTCACGCGGGGGTCCTTGCGGCTTGGCACGAAAGCCGCCATTCCCCCGATGGCGTGTGCGCCCCGGCGGTGGCAGGTGCGCACCAGGAGCTCCGTGTAGGCGTGCATGAAGGGCACCGTCATGGTCACCTGGGCTCGGTCCGGGAATACGAGCTCCGGGCGGTCCCGGAACTTCTTGATCACGCTGAAGATGTAGTCCCAGCGGCCCGCGTTGAGGCCGGAGGCATGGTCCCGAAGTTCCCAGAGGATCTCGTCCATCTCGAAGGCCGCGAGGATGGTCTCGATGAGCACGGTGGCCCGGATGGTCCCCCGCGGGATCCCGAGTCGGTCCTGGGCGAAACAGAAGACCTCGTTCCACAGCCGAGCTTCCCGGTAGCTTTCCAGCTTGGGCAGGTAGAAGTAGGGTCCCGTGCCGCGCTCCAGCAGTTCCCGGGCATTGTGGAAGAAGTACAGACCGAAGTCGAAGAGGCTGGCGCAGATGGGCTCCCCGTCCACCCGCACGTGTCGCTCCACCAGGTGCCATCCCCGCGGACGCACCAGCAGGGTAGCGGTTCGGTCTGCCAGCCGGTAGGTCTTGCCCTCTGGGCTCACGTACTCGATGGTGCGCCGCACCGCGTCCATGAGGTTTTTCTGTCCGGAGATCACGTTGGTCCAGATGGGGGAGAGGGCGTCTTCGAAATCCGCCATGAACACCTGGGCTCCTGAATTGAGGGCGTTGATCATCATCTTGCGATCCACAGGACCCGTGATCTCCACCCGGCGGTCCTGGAGGTCCGCGGGCGCGGGAGCCACGGTCCACGTGGACTCCCGGATGTGCCGGGTCTCGGAGGGGAAGTCGGGCAGGATCCCAGCGGAGAGCTCCCGTTGACGCTCCTTCCGCCGCGCCAGCAGGGCCTTGCGGGTTCCGTCGAACTCCCGGTGCAAGGCTGCCACGAATTCCAAAGCCTGTGGGGTCAGAACCAGGCTCTGGTCGGGTCCCGCATCCTTGAGCACTTCCACGCCGCGCGCCGCGATGGCCATCCCCATCACCTCCGCTCGCGGGCAGCGTAGCCCCCGCCTGCGGGAGTTGTCAATATACGGAAGTTTTTTCTACAATGTGGAAAGCCATGGGACGTCCGCGGATCACCGGCCGGGCGGGCGGGGACCGCACCGTGCGGTCCCTGGTGCGGGGCCTGCAGGTGCTGGAGATCCTCGCGCGGGACCCGGAGCAGAGCCTCACGGAGATCGCCCGCCGGGCGCACCTTCCCTTCAGCACCACCCACCGCCTCCTGGAGACCCTCCGCCGTCGCGGATTCGTGGCCCAGGTGGAGGAATCCGGACGTTACCGGGTGGGGCTCAAGGCCTTCGAAGTGGGGACCGCGTTCCTCGCATCTCACCGGCTCCCCGAGGTAGCCCGGCCCGTCATGGCGGAACTGGTGAAGCAGCTGAGCGAGACCGCCAACCTCGCGGTGCGGGACGGCAGGGAGGCCGTCTACGTTCTGCAGGTGGAAAGCCCCAGGATGCTCAGGCTGTTCGCGCACCCCGGCGCGCGGCATCCCCTCTACTGCACAGGCGTGGGCAAGGTGCTGCTGGCGTGGGAGCCGGAAGAGAAAGTACGGGCCATGCTCGGACCAGGACCCCTTCCTCGCTATACGGCCCGGACCCTCACGGATCCGGAGGCGATCTTACAGGAACTGCGGTGGGTACGGGCGCGGGGATATGCCGTGGACCGGGAGGAGCGGGAGATCGGGGTGCGGTGCGTGGCGGCTCCCGTGCGCGACGCCACGGGGAGGGTGGTGGCGGCCCTTTCCATCTCCGCCCCCGTGACTCGTCTGCCGTACCGTCGCTTCCCTGAGGTGGCCCGGGCGGTGATGGCGGCGGCCCGACGCATCAGCGAGCGGATGGGGTTTTCCGGATCTCCGTCGACCCCCTAGGTGCTTCCCAGGACTTTCCGCGCGGCCTCCACGCCTGCCCCCGGGGGAACCCGGAAGCCCTCCTCCTGGAGGACGGCCTCCAGGGCCGAGAGGAGCAACAGGACCACCCGGGGCTGGGCGTTGTAGCCCATGGTCCCGATCCGCCAGAGGTGGTTCCGAAAGGATCCGAATCCCGCGCCGATCTCGATGTCGAACTGCTCCAGCAGCCGAGCTCGAACCCGCTCGCCGTCCAAACTCTCCGGCACCCGAACCGTGGTGAGCACGGGGAGCCGGTAGCCCTCCGCCGCGAACAGCTCAAGGCCCATGGCCTGTAGCCCCGCCTGCAAGGCTCGCCCGACCCGATCGTGGCGGGCCCACCGGGCCTCCAGGCCCTCTTCCAGAAGGATGCGTAGGGCCTCGCGGAGGGCATAGATCATGGTGGCGGACATGGTGTGGTGGTACCCGCTGCCGGACCAGTACCCCCACAGGAGACCCAGATCGAAGTAGTAGGACTGCACGGGCCGGCGCCGCCCCTGGATCTTCCGCACC belongs to Armatimonadota bacterium and includes:
- a CDS encoding FAD-binding protein; this translates as MKETPGLLEGLRAIYPRDRILTRPAELAPYESDALTGFRARPLAVVLPETQDEVIATVRWCNREGVPFVPRGSGTSLSGGSLPVEGGIVIALNRLNRILRLDPEERIVVVEPGVANLEVSRAAAPYGLHYAPDPSSQGVCTIGGNVAFNSGGAHCLKYGMTANHVLGIKAVLADGEVVRFGGESLEGVGPDLVGIFVGSEGLFGIALEITLHLVPRPEAYRTVLAAYRSLEEAGEAVARVVASGLLPGAIEIMDRLSLEAVEAAVGAGYPRDAAAVLIVELEGEEPEVEAELRQLWEVIHLSGPTEVRLAKDEVERQKIWKGRKGAFSAVGRLSPDYLVQDGVVPRTRLGQALREIERLSAAYGLRVANVFHAGDGNLHPLILYDGRNPGELERAEALAGEILRMCIRLGGSITGEHGVGMEKRAFLAEMFTGADLAVMRRLRRAMDPQELSNRGKMFPPEPEAATVGA
- the aceB gene encoding malate synthase A — translated: MAIAARGVEVLKDAGPDQSLVLTPQALEFVAALHREFDGTRKALLARRKERQRELSAGILPDFPSETRHIRESTWTVAPAPADLQDRRVEITGPVDRKMMINALNSGAQVFMADFEDALSPIWTNVISGQKNLMDAVRRTIEYVSPEGKTYRLADRTATLLVRPRGWHLVERHVRVDGEPICASLFDFGLYFFHNARELLERGTGPYFYLPKLESYREARLWNEVFCFAQDRLGIPRGTIRATVLIETILAAFEMDEILWELRDHASGLNAGRWDYIFSVIKKFRDRPELVFPDRAQVTMTVPFMHAYTELLVRTCHRRGAHAIGGMAAFVPSRKDPRVNETAFAKVREDKERESAQGFDGTWVAHPDLVPIAREPFDRVLEDRPHQKHRLREEVRVTARDLLDFRVPGGRITEQGLWNNVSVALQYLEAWLQGTGAVAIYNLMEDTATAEICRAQLWQWIHHRAKMEDGTPVTPDLYRSVREKEVTRLMAERQTPSALHEAAELLDRLVLEEEFTEFLTLLAYDRLE
- a CDS encoding IclR family transcriptional regulator, with translation MGRPRITGRAGGDRTVRSLVRGLQVLEILARDPEQSLTEIARRAHLPFSTTHRLLETLRRRGFVAQVEESGRYRVGLKAFEVGTAFLASHRLPEVARPVMAELVKQLSETANLAVRDGREAVYVLQVESPRMLRLFAHPGARHPLYCTGVGKVLLAWEPEEKVRAMLGPGPLPRYTARTLTDPEAILQELRWVRARGYAVDREEREIGVRCVAAPVRDATGRVVAALSISAPVTRLPYRRFPEVARAVMAAARRISERMGFSGSPSTP